The proteins below come from a single Diadema setosum chromosome 21, eeDiaSeto1, whole genome shotgun sequence genomic window:
- the LOC140244411 gene encoding major facilitator superfamily domain-containing protein 3-like, translating to MIMMINISKELYWLMLLYGIQGVPYGFQVAFLPILLHAGGTSLTEVSLLRFLNLPWMLKLLWVPLVTSSGSVQRPLSYTLGGLALVFALTSVVSIQSIGLLSVAMLAVNILVSLQDISVDTFAIRSLSPGQLAAGNAIQVVGYKLGAMLGGGALTLACELFPWSALLLFIATLYSVVTLSVHFFLPQTFADDHKSTHNSQEGSQNYSAIVQSDSAYVLKRQRSSTKQDGNEESACEQFRSPDQPCKENTVFLRHRYNLRKSSIIKTNKGIGAEHQLETKDTSSHCLPQKASKEQTNCKSRNCENEFSRVCARSKETLQPCAQNVDGDHSHYSECFSTCQTHLDKAERKLSTIQNFAAIFSVPDTGWLILYLLTYKLGEQGGTSLFPLYLLDTGVSSRQVAVWTGMLSQWLSIAGSLMGARLVSRMDGIRTLPQWLAVLCVLRVIAIFLLSTVVECNNHYMRLKLIYMCVPVYLLLLLGGAITTATFTMMMLYSQRAEDPTTQALHHTTMATAEVVGKVVFTSLAGLAVDHLGYAWVFRSFTLFSLLPLFLLSKISYSK from the exons atgatcatgatgataaacATTTCAAAGGAGCTATACTGGCTGATGCTGCTGTATGGTATTCAGGGGGTACCATATGGATTTCAG GTTGCTTTCCTGCCCATCTTACTGCATGCTGGGGGCACTTCACTGACAGAAGTCTCACTCCTCAGGTTCCTCAACCTCCCTTGGATGTTGAAGCTCCTGTGGGTTCCCTTGGTGACCAGCTCAGGCTCCGTGCAGCGGCCTTTGTCCTACACTCTGGGTGGCCTGGCTCTGGTCTTTGCACTAACGTCAGTCGTCAGCATTCAGTCAATAGGCTTACTGAGTGTCGCGATGCTCGCTGTCAACATTCTAGTGTCTCTCCAGGACATATCTGTGGACACCTTTGCCATCCGGTCACTGTCGCCCGGACAGCTGGCCGCCGGTAACGCCATCCAGGTTGTTGGGTACAAGCTTGGAGCAATGCTGGGTGGGGGTGCTCTAACCTTGGCCTGCGAGCTCTTCCCTTGGAGTGCCTTGTTGCTGTTTATAGCGACGCTGTACTCAGTGGTCACCCTCTCCGTGCATTTTTTCCTGCCACAAACTTTCGCTGATGACCATAAGTCAACTCACAACTCACAAGAGGGGTCACAGAATTACAGTGCAATAGTGCAGAGTGACTCTGCATATGTTCTAAAGAGGCAACGCTCTTCAACCAAACAGGATGGAAATGAAGAAAGTGCCTGTGAGCAGTTTAGATCACCCGATCAACCTTGCaaagaaaatactgtttttctcAGACACAGATACAATCTGAGAAAGTCAAGCATCATTAAGACTAACAAGGGCATAGGAGCTGAACATCAGTTAGAAACCAAGGACACATCCAGTCATTGTCTTCCACAAAAGGCATCAAAAGAACAAACCAACTGTAAGAGTAGGAACTGCGAAAATGAATTTTCACGCGTATGTGCGAGATCGAAGGAAACTCTACAGCCATGTGCTCAAAATGTAGACGGTGACCACAGTCACTATTCAGAATGTTTTTCGACGTGCCAGACACACCTCGACAAGGCTGAAAGGAAGCTGTCAACCATACAGAACTTTGCTGCTATTTTCTCAGTACCGGATACAGGATGGCTGATACTATACCTTCTGACATACAAGCTTG GAGAGCAGGGAGGAACCAGTCTCTTTCCCCTCTACCTGCTGGACACCGGTGTTTCCTCAAGACAGGTAGCTGTGTGGACCGGTATGCTGAGCCAGTGGCTCTCAATCGCCGGTTCACTGATGGGTGCCCGGCTGGTCAGCAGGATGGACGGAATAAG GACTCTACCCCAGTGGCTGGCAGTGCTGTGTGTGCTGCGTGTCATAGCAATATTTTTGCTGTCGACTGTTGTAGAATGTAACAACCATTACATGCGGCTCAAACTGATTT ACATGTGTGTTCCAGTGTACCTCCTGCTGCTGCTGGGCGGGGCCATCACCACGGCAACATTCACCATGATGATGCTGTACTCCCAAAGGGCGGAGGACCCCACCACACAGGCCCTTCATCACACCACCATGGCCACTGCAGAGGTCGTAGGGAAGGTCGTCTTTACCTCGCTGGCAGGTCTCGCTGTTGATCACCTCGGCTACGCCTGGGTCTTCCGCAGCTTCACTCTCTTTTCGTTGCtacctctctttctcctttcaaaGATCAGTTATAGCAAGTAA
- the LOC140244294 gene encoding uncharacterized protein, whose product MEGWMYKEKNHTRSDPMNPVYPAGLPPGYPGVASITTGIGAVPGVMPPLAYTHGVYSQVSPTYSVPSSLTANGQVAAAPPGGGLLYEGSASPLIRPYGKSTGPYAVPVTHSPAHAYQPSISSAPSHSQTAYTHSLSQQNGTTLYNAQTAYPPGLHPAVMTPSTLYQPQARQLFIPSGTQQPPVNPALGLSPGLTARGSPMHTIPVTLPQSYFPTMMTPQPPSGGGAMYPSPAFYPTYHPGFQSLP is encoded by the exons ATGGAAGGCTGGATGTACAAGGAGAAAAACCACACAAG ATCTGACCCGATGAATCCTGTTTATCCAGCTGGCTTACCACCGGGCTACCCAG GTGTGGCCAGTATCACCACGGGCATAGGGGCAGTTCCTGGAGTGATGCCCCCACTAGCCTACACCCATGGCGTATACTCACAAGTCAGCCCGACATACAGTGTTCCCAGCTCGCTGA CTGCCAATGGCCAGGTGGCAGCAGCGCCCCCAGGTGGTGGGCTGCTGTATGAAGGATCAGCTTCCCCACTCATTAGACCTTATGGCAAATCAA CAGGTCCGTATGCCGTACCAGTTACCCACAGCCCGGCACATGCATACCAGCCGTCAATAAGCTCAGCTCCATCTCACAGCCAGACGGCGTACACACATTCTCTGTCACAA CAGAATGGAACCACGTTATACAACGCCCAGACTGCCTATCCACCAGGACTTCACCCTGCAGTCATGACACCTTCCACTCTGTACCAGCCTCAAGCTCGGCAACTTTTTATACCCAGTGGAACACAG CAACCACCGGTCAATCCAGCTCTCGGCCTGTCCCCAGGTCTGACCGCCCGGGGCTCTCCGATGCACACCATCCCCGTCACCCTTCCCCAGAGCTACTTCCCGACCATGATGACGCCCCAGCCCCCTTCCGGCGGGGGTGCCATGTACCCCTCACCGGCCTTCTACCCCACTTACCACCCGGGCTTCCAGTCTCTGCCGTAG